A part of Myxococcus landrumus genomic DNA contains:
- a CDS encoding leucine-rich repeat domain-containing protein, with translation MLGCATAPKLPPPVEPPRPVLTAYRVLPDGSTTAWTALTTDASAFQPPAEGEWCAEPSRPVTSSDEARLLATALTSHRVPGLCFESMGVPEPTLLAALVRGTNLVALRASGSSLGDAHLGAMKDFRGWEALHLDGTRVTDVGLLHLVGLQRLSVVRLDETAISDQGLAFLEGITTLRRLGLAGTSVSAQGLRPLSAQTELEWLDLSDTSVGDSVLTGVPGAHLHTLILSGTKVTDAGLARLRDMPHLTWLGLARTGLSDAGLAHIGELRELEALHAGETQVTDAGLLHLAESKSLRALVLTKTRIQGPGLQQVAGLLRLELLHLDDTRVGDAAMEHLRGLVSLRELELSRTTVTGTGLGSLDALSALERLGLSGLAVTADSLAVLRKMERLTWLDLSHTPIGPEALAQVPSGLRELDLSRTAFSDEWLPSLRPLSRLQSLRAERTLLTDLGLGQLGELSELAALHVSGTLVNGSGLVHLQRLAHLTRLDLGATWLDAQYTPALQGLARLTWLSLARGRLGDAALGHLPPGLNTLYLTRTAVTDAGMDSLRSLPHLRELDLRGTAVTDAARDALSRERGVRLITGL, from the coding sequence ATGCTGGGGTGTGCCACCGCGCCGAAGCTCCCTCCACCCGTCGAGCCACCCCGCCCCGTGCTCACGGCCTACCGCGTGCTTCCCGATGGGAGCACCACTGCGTGGACCGCGCTGACCACGGACGCCTCCGCCTTCCAACCTCCCGCCGAGGGTGAGTGGTGCGCGGAGCCCTCGCGACCCGTGACGTCGTCCGACGAGGCGCGCCTGTTGGCCACGGCGCTCACGAGCCACCGCGTGCCCGGCCTCTGCTTCGAGTCCATGGGAGTCCCCGAGCCCACGCTGCTCGCCGCGCTCGTGCGAGGCACGAACCTCGTGGCGCTGCGTGCCTCCGGTTCGTCCCTGGGGGATGCCCACCTGGGCGCGATGAAAGACTTCAGGGGCTGGGAAGCCCTGCACCTCGACGGGACGCGGGTGACGGATGTCGGGCTCCTGCACCTGGTGGGGCTCCAGCGGCTGTCCGTGGTGCGCCTGGATGAGACCGCGATATCCGACCAGGGCCTCGCGTTCCTCGAAGGCATCACCACACTGCGGAGGCTGGGGCTCGCGGGAACATCGGTGAGCGCCCAGGGACTCCGGCCCCTCTCGGCGCAGACGGAACTGGAGTGGCTGGACCTCTCGGACACCTCCGTGGGCGACAGCGTCCTCACCGGGGTGCCGGGTGCCCACCTGCACACGCTCATCCTGAGCGGGACAAAGGTGACGGACGCGGGCCTCGCGCGGCTGCGGGACATGCCCCACCTCACCTGGCTGGGGCTCGCGCGGACCGGACTCTCCGACGCGGGGCTCGCGCACATCGGTGAACTGCGGGAGCTGGAAGCACTCCACGCGGGCGAGACGCAGGTGACGGACGCGGGCCTCCTCCACCTCGCGGAGTCGAAATCCCTCAGGGCCCTGGTCCTCACCAAGACGCGGATTCAGGGCCCGGGCCTCCAGCAGGTCGCGGGGCTGCTCCGGCTGGAGCTGCTCCACCTCGACGACACGCGGGTCGGCGACGCGGCGATGGAGCACCTGCGCGGCCTGGTGTCCCTGCGTGAGCTGGAGCTGTCGCGCACCACCGTCACGGGAACGGGGCTCGGCTCGCTGGACGCACTGAGCGCGCTCGAACGATTGGGCTTGTCGGGCCTCGCCGTGACGGCCGACTCGCTCGCGGTGCTTCGGAAGATGGAGCGGCTCACCTGGCTGGACCTGAGCCACACCCCCATCGGCCCGGAAGCCCTGGCACAGGTGCCGTCGGGGCTGCGCGAGCTGGACCTGAGCCGCACCGCCTTCAGCGACGAATGGCTGCCTTCGCTCCGCCCCCTGTCCCGCCTCCAGTCGCTGCGCGCCGAGCGCACCCTGCTCACGGACCTGGGCCTGGGACAGCTCGGCGAGCTGTCCGAGCTGGCGGCGCTCCACGTCTCGGGCACCCTCGTCAATGGCTCCGGGCTCGTCCACCTCCAACGCCTGGCCCACCTCACCCGCCTGGACCTGGGCGCGACCTGGCTGGATGCCCAGTACACCCCCGCCCTCCAAGGGCTGGCGCGCCTCACGTGGCTCAGCCTGGCCCGGGGGCGCCTGGGGGATGCCGCCCTGGGTCATCTCCCACCGGGGCTGAACACGCTCTACCTGACACGCACCGCCGTCACCGACGCGGGGATGGACTCGCTGCGGTCGCTTCCGCACCTGAGGGAGCTGGACCTGCGGGGCACGGCCGTCACGGACGCGGCACGGGACGCGCTGAGCCGGGAGCGCGGCGTGCGGCTCATCACCGGCCTCTAG
- a CDS encoding mechanosensitive ion channel family protein: MDAVIEQLRTLALAQAFPFLLKAMGALVLWFVGRAIINAFRRVLYLTLHKRQFDATLIRYIESLFAGSLTILLLLGILGMMGFETTSFAALLAAAGIAIGTAWSGLLSNFAAGIFLLVLRPFRVGDEISAAGVTGLVQEIGLFATTIDTGDNLRISVGNNRLFGDNIINFSHHPHRRVAIKVPLMHGCDVHGLMKAFLARVEQVDGVMDQPAPGVGIAEFAAQGPVIVIGVSCKPSTAGAVTGAITLAAAEVLISTGYVVPPQLAMSDIAKAS, from the coding sequence ATGGACGCCGTCATCGAACAACTCAGGACTCTGGCCCTCGCACAAGCCTTCCCCTTCCTGCTCAAGGCCATGGGGGCGTTGGTGTTGTGGTTCGTGGGTCGAGCCATCATCAATGCCTTCCGGCGCGTGCTGTACCTCACGCTGCACAAGCGTCAGTTCGACGCCACGCTCATCCGCTACATCGAGTCGCTGTTCGCCGGCTCCCTCACCATCCTCCTGCTGCTCGGCATCCTGGGGATGATGGGGTTCGAGACCACGTCCTTCGCCGCGCTGCTGGCCGCGGCCGGTATCGCCATCGGTACGGCGTGGTCCGGACTGCTCTCCAACTTCGCCGCGGGCATCTTCCTGCTCGTGCTGCGTCCCTTCCGCGTGGGCGATGAAATCTCCGCTGCGGGCGTGACGGGCCTGGTGCAGGAGATTGGCCTCTTCGCCACCACCATCGACACGGGAGACAACCTGCGCATCTCCGTGGGCAACAACCGGCTCTTCGGCGACAACATCATCAACTTCAGCCATCACCCCCACCGCCGGGTCGCCATCAAGGTGCCGCTGATGCACGGCTGCGACGTGCACGGCTTGATGAAGGCCTTCCTCGCGCGGGTGGAGCAGGTGGATGGCGTCATGGACCAGCCCGCGCCCGGCGTCGGCATCGCGGAGTTCGCCGCGCAAGGCCCCGTGATTGTCATTGGCGTGAGCTGCAAGCCCTCCACGGCGGGCGCCGTCACGGGCGCCATCACCCTGGCGGCCGCGGAGGTCCTCATCTCCACGGGCTACGTCGTGCCGCCGCAGCTCGCGATGTCGGACATCGCCAAGGCGAGCTGA
- a CDS encoding LysR family transcriptional regulator: protein MHSLANIDAFVRAVEEGDFTRAAKKLNLTASAVSRRIARLEEELGVKLFQRTTRALRLTEDGREFHARCQRLLADLEEAKESLSRSREHPSGRLRVEAPQVIGQLVLAPALPRFLASHPGLELHLTLRDTVVDPVAEGADVLLRMGRLEDSGLVARKLGTARLVACASPDYLARRGTPITPSDLAQHDCLGFLRDGVSTDWLLREGDEAVRVTPRGSLHVNHGATLRDAALMGLGIAWLFDFMVARELASGALVRVLESSSRESRPIHVLHPPNPHLPSRVRVFLDFVATLFPAAKGR, encoded by the coding sequence ATGCACTCGCTGGCGAACATCGACGCCTTCGTGCGGGCCGTGGAGGAAGGCGACTTCACGCGGGCCGCGAAGAAGCTCAACCTCACGGCCTCGGCGGTGAGCCGGCGCATCGCCCGGCTGGAGGAGGAGCTGGGGGTGAAGCTCTTCCAGCGCACCACCCGCGCGCTGCGGCTCACCGAGGATGGGCGTGAGTTCCACGCCCGCTGCCAGCGCCTCCTCGCGGACCTGGAGGAAGCAAAGGAATCCCTCTCCCGCTCCCGCGAGCACCCCAGCGGCAGGCTGCGCGTGGAGGCACCCCAGGTCATCGGACAGCTCGTCCTCGCCCCTGCTCTGCCCCGCTTCCTCGCGAGCCATCCGGGCCTGGAGCTGCACCTCACCTTGCGCGACACCGTGGTGGACCCCGTCGCGGAGGGCGCCGATGTGCTCCTCCGCATGGGCCGCCTGGAGGACTCCGGACTGGTGGCCCGGAAGCTGGGCACCGCGCGACTGGTGGCCTGCGCGTCCCCGGACTACCTGGCCCGTCGGGGGACCCCCATCACCCCGTCCGACCTCGCCCAGCACGACTGCCTGGGCTTCCTGCGTGACGGCGTCTCCACCGACTGGCTCCTGCGGGAGGGCGACGAAGCGGTCCGGGTGACGCCGCGGGGAAGCCTCCACGTCAACCACGGCGCGACGCTCCGGGACGCGGCCTTGATGGGGCTGGGCATCGCGTGGCTCTTCGACTTCATGGTGGCACGGGAGCTTGCGTCCGGAGCCCTGGTCCGCGTGCTGGAGTCCTCCTCCCGCGAGTCACGTCCCATCCACGTCCTGCACCCACCCAATCCGCATCTCCCCTCGCGCGTCCGAGTGTTCCTCGACTTCGTCGCCACGCTGTTTCCCGCCGCGAAGGGCCGATAG
- a CDS encoding HlyD family secretion protein, which translates to MFPRTLRALVRGQGRSAVWLLPVGLFAVWGVWFVQARITVYEPSVQARLEVHREVYAVDAPVEGRLVRTHVELHRKVSAGEVLFELAHEQEARQLAEAEALLKGLGPQLEAARAELEAEQSALQAQQERGTASAEEARARLSEAEALARRALEEKTRTEQLWERRLVSESEWNQVRTELERVQAAEQAARAAMARVKTDGTMQSTERRVRIAALRREIAELESGENVARATVERLREEMERRVVKAPADGLLGETSSVRIGTQVKAGDRIATVVAGGDVRIVGQFSPATALGRVRAGQKARMKLEGFAWTEFGLAQATVVAVASEARDGLVRVELSVDEMPPGVPMEHGLQGTVDIAVEEATPLRLVLRALGRGIGGPARARPLPSRAPGTLELSRGGS; encoded by the coding sequence ATGTTCCCGCGAACCTTGCGCGCGCTGGTCCGGGGACAAGGGCGGTCGGCGGTGTGGCTGTTGCCGGTGGGGCTGTTCGCGGTCTGGGGCGTGTGGTTCGTCCAGGCGCGCATCACCGTCTACGAGCCCAGCGTGCAGGCGCGGCTGGAGGTCCACCGCGAGGTCTACGCCGTGGACGCGCCCGTGGAGGGGCGGCTGGTGAGGACCCACGTGGAGCTCCACCGGAAGGTGAGCGCGGGAGAGGTGCTCTTCGAGCTGGCCCATGAGCAGGAGGCGCGGCAGCTCGCCGAGGCCGAGGCGCTCTTGAAGGGATTGGGACCGCAGTTGGAGGCGGCCCGCGCGGAGCTGGAGGCGGAGCAGAGCGCATTGCAGGCTCAGCAGGAGCGAGGCACGGCCAGCGCGGAGGAGGCTCGTGCCCGGCTGTCGGAGGCCGAGGCCCTGGCGCGCCGCGCGCTGGAGGAGAAGACGCGCACCGAGCAGCTCTGGGAGCGGCGGCTGGTGAGCGAGTCGGAGTGGAATCAGGTGCGCACGGAGCTGGAGCGCGTGCAGGCGGCGGAGCAGGCCGCGCGCGCGGCGATGGCTCGCGTGAAGACGGATGGGACGATGCAGAGCACCGAGCGGCGCGTGCGCATCGCGGCGCTGCGGAGGGAAATCGCGGAGCTCGAGTCCGGGGAGAACGTCGCACGCGCCACCGTGGAGCGGCTGCGCGAGGAGATGGAGCGCCGCGTGGTGAAGGCGCCCGCGGACGGCCTCCTGGGCGAGACGAGCTCCGTGCGCATCGGGACGCAGGTGAAGGCAGGAGACCGCATCGCCACCGTCGTCGCGGGAGGCGACGTGCGCATCGTCGGGCAGTTCTCTCCGGCCACCGCGCTGGGCCGCGTGCGCGCCGGACAGAAGGCGAGAATGAAGCTGGAGGGCTTTGCCTGGACGGAGTTCGGGCTGGCGCAAGCCACCGTCGTGGCCGTGGCGAGCGAGGCCCGCGACGGCCTGGTGCGAGTGGAGCTGTCCGTGGACGAGATGCCGCCGGGCGTCCCGATGGAGCATGGCCTCCAGGGCACCGTCGACATCGCCGTCGAGGAGGCCACGCCGTTGAGGCTGGTGCTCAGGGCGCTGGGCAGGGGCATCGGGGGGCCGGCGCGAGCGCGTCCGCTTCCCTCGCGTGCGCCTGGGACGTTGGAGCTGTCGCGGGGTGGGAGCTGA
- a CDS encoding ATP-binding cassette domain-containing protein, whose protein sequence is MAGKRRLLIPEVIQTSAMDCGPAALKALFDGFGLPVSYGRLREACQTDVDGTSVDVLEELAGKLGLDATQVVLPRDHVLLPETQALPAIMVVRLADSNLHFVVVWRRWGHLIQIMDPAMGRRWVTVTELMDRLYVHAISVPAEAFREWAGTQEFLAGMHLRLSALVGKASAERMVSEALADASWKGVASLDATTRMVQTLVDGGGVERGEAASRFLEQLLAEARSALAEGRAEQVIPASYWTAVGGADDEEVTLRGVVCILARGLRQERAADEPPLSADLQAALSEPPTRPLRELVGLMRRDGVLAPTFLAAVALAAAVGGFLEALLLRGIIDAGRYLTTQEQRLAGVVTLLMLMGVLVLLELPLAQGTLKLGRGLELRLRLAFLDKIPRLGDRYFRSRLVSDMAQRCHGIHQVRTVPSLAVSVLRATAELLVTTLGLVWLAPGSAPFIILGGGLALAVPLLAQRSLLEADRRMRDFDGVLSRFYLDAMRGAVALRAHRAEMTLKRAHEEPLHEFVRAARTLLSRGIITDTLATLAATGGSVAIVLHAISRGIEPGAVLLLVYWALALATVGKQLADALRLYPAASSLTGRMMEPLLAPDEVGAGLETVSDAPQAKAQGGVGFALRQVEVKAAGFTVLEGIDVTVRPGEHVAIVGPSGAGKSSLVGILLGWHRPSSGHVEVDGQVLEGQVLARLRRQTAWVEPEVTLWNKSLVENLAYGVETGDVLPRVGQALRSADLIEFLDKLPQGLQTRLGEGGSLLSGGQGQRVRLGRALLRPGVRLAIFDEPFRGLERDRRASLLERSRRELSGATLLCIMHDIEETMTFDRVLVIQGGKLVEDANPRELAARADSVYRSLLDEEARMRETLSGGGGWRRMVLEQGLLTERPGTGERGQGEAA, encoded by the coding sequence ATGGCGGGCAAGCGACGACTCCTCATCCCCGAGGTCATCCAGACATCGGCCATGGACTGCGGTCCCGCGGCGCTGAAGGCGCTGTTCGACGGCTTTGGCCTCCCGGTCAGCTATGGCCGGTTGCGTGAAGCCTGTCAGACGGATGTCGACGGGACCTCGGTCGACGTGCTGGAGGAGCTGGCGGGAAAGCTGGGATTGGACGCCACGCAGGTCGTCCTGCCCAGGGACCACGTGCTCCTGCCTGAAACCCAGGCCCTGCCCGCCATCATGGTGGTGCGTCTGGCGGACAGCAATCTGCACTTCGTCGTCGTCTGGCGGCGCTGGGGCCACCTGATTCAAATCATGGACCCCGCCATGGGGCGCCGCTGGGTGACGGTGACGGAGCTGATGGACCGGCTCTATGTCCACGCCATCTCCGTCCCCGCCGAGGCCTTCCGTGAATGGGCGGGCACCCAGGAGTTCCTCGCGGGGATGCACCTGAGGCTCTCCGCGCTCGTCGGCAAGGCGAGCGCCGAGCGGATGGTCTCCGAGGCCCTGGCGGACGCGTCATGGAAGGGTGTGGCGAGCCTGGACGCGACGACGCGGATGGTCCAGACGCTGGTGGACGGAGGCGGCGTGGAGCGAGGCGAGGCGGCCTCGCGCTTCCTGGAGCAGTTGCTGGCGGAGGCGCGCTCGGCGCTCGCGGAGGGGCGCGCGGAGCAGGTCATCCCCGCGTCCTACTGGACGGCGGTGGGAGGCGCGGACGACGAGGAGGTCACCCTTCGCGGCGTCGTGTGCATCCTGGCCCGAGGACTTCGCCAGGAGCGCGCCGCGGATGAGCCGCCCCTCTCCGCGGACCTCCAGGCCGCCCTGAGCGAACCCCCGACCCGGCCGCTGCGGGAGCTGGTGGGGCTGATGCGCAGGGACGGCGTGCTCGCGCCCACCTTCCTCGCCGCCGTCGCGCTGGCGGCGGCCGTGGGCGGCTTCCTGGAGGCACTGCTGCTGCGCGGCATCATCGACGCGGGGCGATACCTCACCACGCAGGAGCAGCGGCTGGCGGGCGTCGTGACGCTCCTGATGTTGATGGGCGTGCTCGTCCTGCTGGAGCTGCCGCTCGCGCAGGGGACGCTGAAGCTGGGCCGAGGGCTGGAGCTGCGCTTGCGGCTGGCGTTCCTCGACAAGATTCCGCGCCTGGGAGACCGCTACTTCCGCAGCCGGCTGGTCTCCGACATGGCCCAGCGGTGTCACGGCATCCATCAAGTGCGCACCGTGCCCTCGCTCGCCGTCAGCGTGCTGCGCGCCACCGCGGAGCTGCTCGTCACGACGCTGGGCCTCGTGTGGCTGGCCCCCGGCAGCGCGCCGTTCATCATCCTCGGCGGTGGGCTCGCGCTCGCGGTTCCCCTGCTCGCCCAGCGCTCGCTGCTGGAAGCGGACCGGAGGATGCGCGACTTCGACGGCGTGCTGTCGCGCTTCTACCTGGACGCCATGCGCGGCGCCGTGGCGCTGCGAGCCCATCGCGCGGAGATGACGCTGAAGCGCGCCCACGAGGAGCCGCTGCACGAGTTCGTCCGCGCCGCGAGGACCCTGCTCAGCCGGGGCATCATCACCGACACGCTGGCCACGCTCGCCGCCACGGGAGGCTCGGTGGCCATCGTCCTTCACGCCATCTCGCGAGGCATCGAGCCCGGCGCCGTCCTGCTGCTCGTGTACTGGGCGCTGGCGCTCGCCACGGTGGGCAAGCAACTGGCGGACGCGCTGCGCCTGTATCCCGCGGCCTCGTCGCTGACCGGTCGCATGATGGAGCCGCTGCTCGCGCCGGATGAGGTGGGCGCGGGATTGGAGACCGTGTCCGACGCCCCCCAGGCCAAGGCCCAGGGAGGCGTCGGCTTCGCGCTGCGACAGGTGGAGGTGAAGGCCGCGGGCTTCACCGTGCTGGAGGGCATCGACGTGACGGTGCGGCCCGGGGAGCACGTGGCCATCGTCGGCCCGTCCGGCGCGGGCAAGTCGTCCCTCGTCGGCATCCTGCTGGGCTGGCACCGGCCGTCCTCGGGGCACGTGGAGGTGGATGGCCAGGTGCTGGAAGGCCAGGTGCTCGCGCGCCTGCGGCGGCAGACGGCGTGGGTGGAGCCCGAGGTGACGCTGTGGAACAAGTCGCTGGTGGAGAACCTCGCGTACGGCGTGGAGACAGGTGATGTGCTGCCGCGCGTGGGCCAGGCCCTGCGCTCCGCGGACCTCATCGAGTTCCTCGACAAGCTCCCGCAGGGGTTGCAGACGCGGCTGGGCGAAGGCGGCAGCCTGCTGTCGGGCGGCCAGGGTCAGCGCGTGAGGTTGGGCCGCGCGCTGCTGCGGCCCGGCGTGCGGCTGGCCATCTTCGACGAGCCCTTCCGCGGCCTGGAGCGCGACCGGCGCGCGTCGCTGCTGGAGCGCTCCCGCCGGGAGCTGTCGGGCGCCACGCTGCTGTGCATCATGCATGACATCGAGGAGACGATGACGTTCGACCGCGTCCTCGTCATCCAGGGCGGCAAGCTCGTGGAGGACGCCAACCCTCGCGAGCTCGCCGCGCGCGCGGACTCCGTATACCGCTCGCTGCTCGACGAGGAAGCACGCATGCGCGAGACGCTGTCGGGCGGTGGCGGGTGGCGGAGGATGGTGCTGGAGCAGGGCCTGCTCACCGAGCGGCCCGGGACGGGCGAACGAGGCCAGGGGGAAGCGGCGTGA
- a CDS encoding ATP-binding cassette domain-containing protein, whose amino-acid sequence MSTGTKSPLAGLGWAIQLGAEALEALARAAKLPLPRTAATVAGGAPEDLNRTGEWLDAVAQSQGLELDLRYTRHAEVESTLLRAAPALLDVFTDEEGLQLIALLSTSASRGTARILAPDETVRDIPLSLLTTSVQALVEWDLIPAVDRVLERTQLREPQRTRARRALLGAQLANTHLVAARTLRLPPGARLSHHLGALSAPSRVMLLLVLAVLIQGCVLAGWWLMGQGAFEGQLDTGWLWAWALMGLTAVPLQAALAWTQGTLALDLSALLRRRLLTGALSLPVDEARRGGIGEYVGRTFESAGMEQMALAGSFTSLLAVVDLSLAASVTMSGPAGWLGLIALGAYCAVLGVLVVRQSKLFQGWTESRVVMTHALIERMLGHRTRLAQEQPSRWHEEEDQELARYAEASERWDAGTARVMTLARRGLLPVAIIATLPGVLDGASTASIAVGVGAALLGARAVMSLAAGSLALVGARVLFASVRPMLDAARLAPGATSHDAEDAAPQVAPLTSTEPPPKDQSLLELRDVFFKHPTSPRAVLERTSLTLRPGERVLLEGSSGSGKSTLASILTGLRRQGSGVVLLRGLDMATWTPGGWGAQIAGAPQFHENHIISGTLAMNVLLGRAWPHTQDDLKLARELCEELGLGDLLQRMPAGVLQMVGERGWQLSHGEQSRIFVARALLQRVQVVVLDEAFGALDPVTMRKVMACVEARAPTLVVIAHP is encoded by the coding sequence GTGAGCACCGGGACGAAATCCCCCCTCGCGGGGCTCGGGTGGGCCATCCAATTGGGCGCGGAGGCGCTGGAGGCGCTCGCGCGCGCCGCGAAGCTGCCGCTGCCTCGCACCGCCGCCACGGTGGCGGGAGGCGCACCCGAGGACCTGAACCGGACGGGGGAGTGGCTGGACGCGGTGGCCCAGTCCCAGGGCCTGGAGCTGGACCTGCGCTACACGCGCCACGCGGAGGTGGAGAGCACGCTGCTGCGCGCCGCCCCTGCCCTGCTGGACGTCTTCACCGACGAGGAGGGACTCCAGCTCATCGCGCTCTTGAGCACCTCCGCGTCACGAGGCACGGCGCGAATCCTGGCGCCCGATGAGACGGTCCGCGACATCCCCCTGTCGCTGCTGACCACCTCCGTGCAGGCGCTCGTCGAGTGGGACCTGATTCCCGCCGTGGACCGGGTGCTGGAGCGGACCCAGCTTCGCGAGCCCCAACGCACGCGAGCCCGCCGCGCCCTCCTGGGTGCGCAGCTCGCCAACACCCACCTGGTCGCGGCCCGCACGCTGCGCCTGCCCCCCGGGGCCCGGCTCTCCCATCACCTCGGCGCGCTGTCCGCGCCTTCCCGCGTGATGCTCCTGCTGGTGCTGGCGGTGCTCATCCAGGGCTGCGTGCTCGCGGGCTGGTGGCTGATGGGCCAGGGCGCGTTCGAGGGACAGCTCGACACGGGCTGGCTCTGGGCCTGGGCCCTGATGGGACTGACGGCGGTGCCGCTCCAGGCCGCGCTCGCGTGGACACAGGGCACGCTGGCGCTGGACCTCTCCGCGCTCCTGCGCCGCAGGTTGCTGACCGGAGCGCTGTCGCTCCCCGTGGACGAGGCGCGCCGAGGCGGCATCGGCGAGTACGTCGGGAGGACGTTCGAGAGCGCGGGCATGGAGCAGATGGCGCTCGCGGGCAGCTTCACCAGCCTGCTCGCGGTGGTGGACCTGTCGCTGGCGGCCAGCGTCACGATGAGCGGGCCCGCGGGCTGGCTCGGGCTCATCGCGCTGGGGGCGTACTGCGCGGTGCTCGGGGTGCTCGTCGTCCGGCAGTCCAAGCTGTTCCAAGGCTGGACGGAGTCGCGGGTCGTGATGACTCACGCGCTCATCGAGCGGATGCTCGGCCATCGCACGCGACTGGCGCAGGAGCAGCCGTCGCGCTGGCACGAGGAGGAGGACCAGGAGCTGGCGCGCTACGCGGAGGCCTCCGAGCGCTGGGATGCCGGCACCGCGCGCGTGATGACGCTCGCGCGCCGGGGGCTGTTGCCCGTGGCCATCATCGCCACCCTTCCAGGCGTGCTCGACGGAGCCTCCACCGCGAGCATCGCGGTGGGCGTGGGCGCGGCCCTGCTCGGGGCTCGCGCGGTGATGTCCCTGGCCGCGGGCTCCCTGGCCCTCGTGGGCGCGCGCGTGCTCTTCGCGAGCGTGCGCCCCATGCTCGACGCGGCGAGGCTCGCCCCGGGCGCCACCTCCCACGACGCGGAGGACGCCGCGCCCCAGGTCGCGCCCCTCACGTCCACCGAGCCGCCGCCCAAGGACCAGTCCCTGCTGGAGCTGCGCGATGTCTTCTTCAAGCACCCCACCTCGCCTCGCGCGGTGCTCGAGCGAACCTCGCTGACGCTCCGCCCCGGAGAGCGCGTGCTGCTGGAGGGCTCCTCGGGCTCCGGCAAGTCGACGCTCGCCTCCATCCTCACGGGACTCCGGCGGCAAGGCTCCGGCGTGGTGCTGCTGCGCGGCCTGGACATGGCCACGTGGACGCCGGGCGGCTGGGGCGCGCAAATCGCGGGCGCGCCCCAGTTCCACGAGAACCACATCATCTCCGGCACGCTGGCGATGAACGTGCTCCTGGGCCGCGCCTGGCCTCACACCCAGGACGACCTGAAGCTGGCGCGAGAGCTCTGCGAGGAATTGGGCCTGGGCGACCTCCTCCAGCGCATGCCCGCGGGCGTCCTCCAGATGGTGGGCGAGCGCGGCTGGCAGCTCTCCCACGGCGAGCAGAGCCGCATCTTCGTCGCGCGGGCCCTGCTCCAGCGAGTCCAGGTCGTGGTGCTCGACGAAGCATTCGGCGCGCTGGACCCCGTGACGATGCGCAAGGTGATGGCCTGCGTCGAGGCCCGCGCCCCCACGCTCGTCGTCATCGCCCACCCCTGA